The Deefgea tanakiae DNA segment GGCCAATTACGGAATATTTTTATCAAGAATTCCAGTCTACCAATCCACAACTAGGTTTAAGTGGCGGCGGGGACTCCGATGCTGCACCTATAGAGGAAATTAAGGAGCAACTATTTTAGTGCAAGGTATATTCTCGAAAGTTTAATTAGAAATAAGCTCCGAGCACATACCCACCATGTATTTTTTAGTTCCGCATCATTCAGTGCAAGTGCTAGATTAAGATCTACAATTGACTGGCTAATTTATATTAAGCAAAGATGAGAAGAACATTAATGGCGACGCAAACAAATGCAGCACGAATCGCGCAACGTGCTGCACAACTAATCTGCAACCATCAACAAAGCGACCCTAAACTTGCCAGCCAGCAAGCGATATTAGAATTAGGTTTTTCAAAAAAAGAAGCGCCACCCAGTGCAGCAGAGATTGAAGCAGCAATCGCCGATTATCGCCAATTATTTAGTCCAAACTATGACTTGGATCTGCTCAATTTACGCCAAAAATCATTAGCACTACTCGATTTTTTTAAACAATTTCAGCCTTTTCTAGTTGGCTCTGTCCTCAAAGGCAGCGCAAGCAAACACTCTGACATTAATCTACTTATTTTTTCTGATGACCCAAAAGCTATTGAGATTTTCTTACTCAACCAGCAGATTGATTACAATTGTAAAGAAAGAAAAACCCAGTATCGCCAAACTGATTCACCTGCA contains these protein-coding regions:
- a CDS encoding nucleotidyltransferase domain-containing protein, with the protein product MATQTNAARIAQRAAQLICNHQQSDPKLASQQAILELGFSKKEAPPSAAEIEAAIADYRQLFSPNYDLDLLNLRQKSLALLDFFKQFQPFLVGSVLKGSASKHSDINLLIFSDDPKAIEIFLLNQQIDYNCKERKTQYRQTDSPAIAFWFDSTQVHLQVLPSTARHQTTKKVDRANYEQLKQLIARNMQTDCIAAD